The nucleotide sequence ATCCGGACAGGGCCCTGTTTACTTATAAAAAACATTTAAAAGATTGAACCAAAAAAGATCCGGGTATCACTTATCTAAAGGATGACACGAGCCGTCTTTTCTCAGTGCCTGTTTGTCATTCACATTTTGTTTGGAGGGATTAGTATGGCGATGCTTAAAGTTGGCAATGAAAACGATGCTCCAATTGACATTTACTATGAAGATCAAGGAACCGGAAAACCGGTTGTACTCATTCACGGATGGCCGCTGAGCGGACGATCATGGGAAAGCCAGGTGCCCGCTCTCATTGATGCCGGCTACAGGGTGATTACATACGACCGCAGAGGGTTTGGAAAATCCTCTCAGCCCTACAACGGCTATGAATATGATACATTCGCAGCGGACCTGAACAGTTTGCTTGAGCATTTAGATCTCCGTGAAGCCACACTTGTCGGATTCTCAATGGGCGGCGGAGAAGTAGCGCGCTACATCAGCACATATGGAACAGAACGTGTGAACAAAGCGGTGTTCGCTGCAGCGGTTCCTCCATATTTGTACAAGGCTTCGGATAACCCTGATGGTGGTCTGGATGATGGGGCAATTGAAGAGTTCCAGAACGGTGTAAAAGGCGACCGAATCGCGTTCCTTGATACGTTTACGCAAAATTTCTTTGCAGCCGGTGACAAGACAGACCTTGTCAGCGAGCCATTCCGTCTCTACAACAGGGATATTGCAGCAATGGCGTCTCCAAAAGGCACCCTTGAATGTATCGCAGCGTTCGCTAAAACCGATTTCCGGGGCGACTTGGAGAAAATAACTGTTCCAACACTCATCATTCATGGGGATTCAGACGGGACTGTCCCGTTCGAAGTGAGCGGCAAGCGTACCCATGAAATGATTCCAGGTAGTGAGCTTGTTGTGATTGAAGGCGCTCCTCACGGATTCAACGCTACGCATGCCGAGGAATTTAACCGGGGTCTAATCAGCTTCCTTAATTCTTAATGATGGAATAGCTATAATGGGCAAAAAAACCAGTTTAATTTTAGAACTGGTTTTTTTCTTTGTTTAACCTGTAAAAAGGGTAAGTGCAGCCTAACCGCAAACACCCTTTCGGCACTGCTAATTAGAGATAGGGCAATTAATGGATAATCCTAAAGAGGCCTGCATCAATCATAGTAATCCGGTTCTTCGATTTTCACGGCAGTAGGACGCTTCCATGCAGGTCACGCTTTTAGAGCCTGACCTTTTTTAGTATGCTAAAACAAAAACGGAGGGCGATTCTATGGGAACAAAACGATTGCAGATCCAGGAAATACCCGGCTGGGGAACGTATCTGCGAGGCCAGTGGGAGGCCCGGTTTACCGGCCATCTCTCTGCTGAGGAAAAAGAAGAAATTTATTTAGACTCCTTTTTATGGCATGTGTGCAGCTATCAAAAGATAGTCTGTCTGGAGAAGCAGGAAGCGATCCAGGCGTTTCAGGATCAGAAAAAGGAGAAGTGCACCTTCTTCTATCAGTTTGTAAATGATGCCTGCCTCATCAATCATGCTGCTTCCTTAACAATGGAAGACCTGCCTTATGATCGGCTCCATATGGATTTTGGGGATTTGTATGTAATGGACTGGGAACAGAAGTGGACATTTGTGATGACGCATGAGTCAAGCTGCGGACCTTATTTCATCCGTTTGTAAAGGATTTCAAATTCAGTGCGATTTCTCTTCCCATCTTGTTCAAGGCCGCTTTTGTCCCGTATTTTCCATGACTCTGGCCATTTTTATCCTGTCCCCCTCCTAACCCAAGAAATTGCTCGGACGGTTTGAAATGGAGGCCTAGCAGCGGAATTCCAAGCCTATGATGAAAGCCAAGCTGATAGGCGGCGCCCGGGTAAGATTCAATCGCTTTCGGCGGATCAAATCCAATCCCAGGTTCGACTCTTTCAAACAGTGCGCAGTGCTCTCTGCCTAGAAGAATGACCATGCCCGGTCTTAAGAACTCGAGCTTTGACCGCAAAAACTCCCGTGAAAAATCAGAACCGAGCAAACTAAGTTTCTCTTTAATCCTCCCCATATGCGTACGCGTCGCAAAAGGAAAAAAGTCCGAATGAACTACGTTTTGAAAATGGGGAGAGCCGTAAAAAGAACCGCCCATTCCATTTAAGAAACCTTCCAGTTTCGCTCCACCAGGTTTGCCAAACCATGTGCGGTACGTCTTCCCCTCCTTAAAATAGGTTTGATAGAATTCAACGGCTGATTCCAACTGAGCGTCGTCCTTTGCAAACTCTGCTAATGATTGTCCGTTTTCCAGGATATGAAATCTTGCTTGTTCTCCAAGAAGCAGCTGATTGTTCCGATTGAGGAATTCTTTAGGAGACGGATTGGTGGCCATTGTGACCCAGCTGCCCGGAATCGCCTCTCCCAGCCACGCAACCGGTGTGGCTCTTTCGATAAATTCAGGAGCAATCGTTTCCCCGAGCAGCTCTTCCTGATGCAGGGAAGCTTTGGCTATTAATGATTTAGCTTTGCTTAATCCTTCTTTGCCAAGAGAGAATGAGCTCATAGCGGTTCGCCTCCTTTTTTCAGGACATGTGGTATATAAACCATCTCCTAACGGATGGCTTGTTAAACCTTACGACCTTCTAAAGCCGATGGAATTTGAGGACCAGTCACACACAAATAACACATATTGCAGACTGAGGATGTGTCATGTATGAATCCTCAGCAAATCGTGGAGATCCTCTTCGGTCAGGGTAAACGGCCTTTTTTCATCGATATCCACTATTTCATTAATAAGCTGCCTTTTCTTATCCTGCAGCTCGTTCATTTTTTCCTCAATCGTTCCGCGGGTGATAAGCTTGATGACATTCACTTTATTAGTTTGGCCTATCCGGTGAGCACGGTCTGCCGCCTGCTCCTCTACCGCGGGATTCCACCAAGTATCGAAATGAACGACTGTATCTGCACCCGTTAAGTTTAAACCCGTACCTCCCGCCTTCAGCGAAATGAGAAACAGATCCCGTTCCCCTTCATTAAAGCGTCTGCACAGATCCACCCTTTCCGGCATTGCGGTTTGACCATCGAGATAAAAGTAGGGCATACCCAGTACTGCGAGTTTTCTTCCAATCAAATTGAGCATAGAGGTAAACTGGGAAAAAATCAGCACTCTTCTTCCTGACTGCCTGGCCTCCTCCAAAATCTTGAGGAGCTGGTCAAATTTTGCCGACCCTCCGCTGTATCCATCAACGAACAGAGAAGGATGGCAGCAGATCTGCCTAAGTCTTGTGATTCCGGCCAGGATTTTCATCCGGTTTTTCTGAAGTGTGTCTTTATCCAAATGCTTCAGGGTATCCTCGCGAAGCTTTGCCAGACAGGCAGCATAAAGCTTCTTCTGCTCCGGGAACAGCTCGACGATTTCCATTGACTCAATCTTTTCCGGAAGCTCAGGCAGTACATCCTCCTTCATTCTGCGGAGCATAAAAGGGCGGATTCTCCTTGCGATCTTTTTTCTTGTGAGCGTGCTGTATTCCTTTAATCCCATGAACAGCTCCGGAAAGACAACATGAAAGATTGACCATAGTTCTTCCCTCGAATTCTCAACAGGTGTGCCTGTCAGCGCGAACCGGTGCGAGGCCTGAATTCTTTTCACCGCTCTTGCCGTTTGGGTCAGCGGATTTTTAAAGGCCTGCGCCTCATCATAAAAAACCGTATAAAAAAGCCGTTTTTCATACTCATGGATGTCCCGTCTGATGAGCGGATAGGAAGTAATGAGAACATCTGCCGCTGCATGATCCTGAAAGTGCCCCGTCCTCTCTTTCCGGCTGCCATCGATAATCATGGTTTTGATGTCAGGCGCAAAGGATTCAATTTCATTTTTCCAGTTATACAGAAGAGAGGATGGACAAATAATCAGGACCGGCCTTTTTAACCGGCGGATTTCAGGAAGAACCGACACAATATACGTGATGCTCTGCAAGGTCTTCCCAAGACCCATATCATCTGCCAGAATTCCTCCAAAACCGTGCTTCGCAAGAGATTTCATCCACTTGTATCCGGTCTTCTGATAATTCCTCAGCACCGGTTCGAGCTTCACTGGAACCGCAAATTCCTTCTCGTCCGGGTGGAGAAGTCCATTAAGCAGCTGCTGAACCGAATCACCGAGCGTCATTGTGCCGGAAACAGGAACCGAATCGAGAAGCTGAAGTCCTTTGATCAAAGGCATTTCAAGCTCTTGTTCCCAGTCCTCCGCCTGTACCGGTGCCGCATTTAAAAACCGGTAAATCTCCTCATATTCCCGTTTTTCAAGAGAAAGCAGCGCCCCGCTCCTTAACCGGTAATACTTCCGTTTTTCCTCGAGGGCCGCAAGTACATTGCGGATTTCCTTTTCAGAAATTCCATCCATCTCAAACTTGAATTCCAGCCAGTTCGTCCTCTCCTTATTCGCCTCCACCTTGATTCTCGGCGGGGCTGCTTCTTTAAATATCCTGCTCCGGACAGCAGTGGTTGCAAGTACCTTGGCCACCTTTTCAACCTTCGGCAGGACATGATACAGGAACTCATATTCCAGTAGTTCATTTTGGAGATAATAGCCGCTGTCCGTCCGGGTAAATGAGCTTTCCTCCATCAGTTTAAGAATCAGATCCTCTTTTTCAATATCCCGGATGACCACCTGCAGAGAGCGTACCTCTTGTTCATCCAGGGGATTAAAAACGATGTTTCCGTAATGAAATTCAAGTCCCGCAAGCAGCCGGTTTTTCACACGGTCTAGATAGAGCTTCGCAGTAAGAGAAGTTTCCGCTAACCGCCTGGAAATTGTTTCAGATACGGTTACGTCCCCCAGTCTCCGAAGACCAGGCACCACTTTCTCCAGATACAGGCTGACCTGATGCGGCGGGATTGGGACTGTATTTTTTCCGGATGCGAGGATGACCCGATCCAATTCGGCCAAGCGCTCGAAATTTTCAGGTTCTAAGTGATACCATGTTCCTGCGGAAAACACCGATTCATAAGGCTCCAACAGGAGCAGATCCTTTAAGCCGTTCACTCTCAGCACATATCCCGATCCTTCTTCATACAAATCAAATTGAAGCGGCAGGATGCCTTCTGACAAATGAAGTCCCGAATAAATCTCTCCGTTGACCTCAAGCTCTACATTTGGCGCTTTTATAAGGACAGGCAGGAGCAGATTCCATGAAATAGGAGAGAGGAGAAGCTGAGGATCTTCCTCAGTCCTCTCATTCCGTACGATCTTGACAAGCTGCTGAAAGACAGCATCCGTCTCTTTTGTGAAGCAATAAGACTCTGGATCAAACAGGAAGCCTGGCGCAATCTGAAAGGACTGTCCGCTATTAAGCTGTTCAAGAAAAGCCCTCGGTTTCCCGATTTTCACCGGTCCAACCGTGAGATCCAGTGCAAGTAAGAGCCCACCGTCTCCCTTTGATGCCGGCTTGAACGTAAACACGGCAGGCAGTACGGTTCGAGTTTCAAAATAATTTTGCGCCTCTGTTATACGGTCTTTTCGCTCCTTAAAGGCCGTCAGCAATTCATCTGTCAGCGCATAGTCAGGGTTACTGGAGACCTCTCCCTCGATCGGAACAGGAGGAATCGTCCCTTGTTTCTGATGTTCTTCTATCTCAAGCAATACCGCCGCAACATGCTGGCATTCCTGTTTAAAGGAGATCAGCTTCGGACAGCTGCAGGCTGCCTGAAAAACGCCGCCTTTGTCCACCGTTATCGAAACACAGAAATCTTCCTTACTTTTAACAACTGCATGACAGCGATCTTCATGGTACTCCCGGAACTTTACTTTATTGGAGCGGCGCAGCGAATCCCCGCTTTTCAAAGAGACGCGGCCGCAGAGGTTTTCAATCATTTTTTTGTTCAGCTTCCTATTCAAGGCAAAAGCTCCTCAAAGTTAAATTTCGGTCTTGCATACTGTTCTTTATCTACCATTTTAACAGAGAGGGAACAAATGCATAAAAAAACTGCCGCACCCCGATGGATGCAGCAGCTTTTTTTTAGGACTGTGCTGTAAACTGCTCTTCTTCTGTTGAACCTTTAAGTGCAGTTGTGGAGGATGTGCCTCCTGTGATAACCTGTGACACTTCATCAAAGTAGCCTGTTCCGACTTCACGCTGATGTCTTGTCGCTGTGTAGCCGTATTGTTCGCTTGCAAACTCTGCCTGCTGAAGCTCCGAATAGGCTGCCATTCCGTTATCGCGGTATTTTCTGGCGAGCTCGAACATGCCGTAGTTGAGGGCATGGAATCCGGCAAGAGTAACGAACTGGAATTTATAGCCCATTTTCGCGATTTCTCTTTGGAATTTCGCAATTGTTTCTTCGTCCAATTTCTTTTTCCAGTTAAAGGATGGGGAGCAGTTGTAGGCAAGAAGCTTCCCAGGAAACTTCGCATGAATGGCATCCGCAAACTTCTGAGCCTGATCAAGGTTCGGCTCTGACGTTTCGCACCAAATAAGGTCGGCATAAGGCGCATAAGCAAGTCCGCGGGCAATCGCCTGATCGATCCCGGCTGTTGTCCGGAAAAATCCTTCTGCCGTGCGCTCGCCTGTAATAAATGCCTGATCTTCAGGATCAACATCACTTGTAATTAAATCTGCTGCGTCAGCATCCGTGCGGGCAATAATGATCGTCGGAACACCCGAAACATCCGCTGCAAGGCGGGCAGAAATCAAATTCTTCACAGCTGTTTGTGTAGGCAGAAGCACTTTGCCGCCAAGGTGACCGCATTTTTTCTCAGAAGAAAGCTGGTCTTCAAAATGAACAGCAGCTGCTCCGGCTTCAATCATGCCCTTCATCAGTTCAAATACATTAAGCTGTCCGCCAAAACCTGCTTCAGCATCTGCAATGATTGGAGCAAACCAGTCAATATCTCCTTCTCCTTCCATATGCTGAATCTGATCTGCACGCTGAAGGGCCTGGTTGATTCGTTTCACAACGGCCGGAACGCTGTTTGCCGGATAAAGGCTTTGGTCAGGGTACATATGGCCTGAAAGGTTTGCATCAGCCGCAACCTGCCAGCCGCTTAAATAAATCGCTTTCAATCCTGCCTTTACCTGTTGAACGGCCTGATTGCCGGTTAATGCTCCCAGTGCATGAATGTAGTCTTCAGTCTGAAGCAAATTCCAGAACTTTTCTGCACCTCTGCGTGCAAGAGTATGTTCAATATCAATCGATCCGCGCAGACGAATGACTTCTTCCGCCGAATACGGTCTTTCTACTCCATTCCATCTTGCATCCATTGCCCAGCTTTCTTCCAGTTTTCGCGCTCTTTCGTTTGTCATTTCCAGTCCCTCCAATAGTCTGTACGTTTTGTTATAATACAGTTTGTATTTTATAGTATTAATATATAACAGATTAATTGAAAATGGAATCTTTTTCTTTTAAATTTTTTGAATTTTTTTAGATTTATTGATTGAAAGCTTGATATTACTGGGTTTTATAAGATTCATAAAGAAGAGGAGCCAGTCTACCGCTGTATGATAACAGCAGGAAAGCAGGAGAAAGTTTCACTCAAAACGAAAAAAATCCGAACTAACAGCCAGTTCGGATTTTTTAAAAGTAATAATCAGTTTCTTATTATTCTTCCCTCCCGCTGCCCCATTCTTCAAGATAGTTGATTCTTTCCAAAATGGTCGGGTGGCTGTATCTGAAGATTTTCACGAGCCCCGGCGGATTGACCTGGCTTAAACCGGCACGCGTCAGTTCCTGGAATGTGTTTACCGCAGCCTCCGGGTTCTCTGTCATTTCTATGGCATACAGATCTGCGTCCTTTTCCTGGTGGCGCGATATGATATTTGAAAAAGGATCAGAGGCAAAGCTCAGCATGCCGAGCAGCATGAGAAAAAGCGGGAGTGAGGCAAGCTGTTTTTTCCCGTCAAGCTTCAGAACGTGCCCGTAACGCCTGATGGAGAAATTCATGAGCCTGTTGATCATATAAAGACCAAGCAAAGTGAGCACGAGATAGCCGCCTATCCCGATATAAATATGCTTCATCACATAGTGCCCCATCTCATGCGCCATGATAAACAGAATTTCTTCTTCGCTCAGTTTATTTAACGTTGTATCCCAAAGAACAATCCTTGAGTTGTCTCCAATTCCTGTGACGTATGCGTTCAAAGCATTTGTCTTCTCAGACATGTTCACTTCAAACACATGATCTGCCGGAATGTTGGCCTCCTCGGCAATCGCGAGGATCTTCGTTTCAAGCTCTTTATTTTTAAGAGGCGTAAACTCATTGTACAGCGGGTCGATCAGGACCGGCTGAATAAACATCAGGAACAGGCTGAACGGTACAGAGAGAATCCACGCAAACAGCCACCATTTCCTTGAAAATTTTCTGATCAGGCCGTACAATACGGCAACAATCAGCACCATAATTGCGCAGTTCACCCAGAAATCAATCAGCTGATCCTTCATCCACCCTGAAAAAGTCTGGGTCGTAATGTGATAGGACAGCGAAATTTTATAGCGCAGCCATTCAAGCGGAAAAGCACAGACCGTTACAAGCAAAGACAATCCAAAGACAAACACGGCCGTCTGGATAATAAAAAACCTGGAGATACTTTCAGCCCAGCGCTGCATCTTCTTTGCAAACCCGGTAACGAGGACAACAAAAAAGATAAACCATTCAAACGGAGCGGCGGCAAAAAACATAAAATCCCTCAGCTTCGAGTATTCACCCGAGAGCATCAGCTCCCTGCTGTTCATAAACGTATTCGGGTCGGCTGAACCGCCCTGGAATTGTGCCGGAAGTGTGGAGTCCGCTCCCATATAGATATACCAGTAGACAAACAGGCCGTATAAAAAATAAATCAGGACTGATACAGTAAGCCATTTGCGCATGATGTTGTCCTCCCCCGAACAAGCTCTTTGTACTAGTGTAGTGTGAAAGCGGCAGAGTTAGAACTTATTCGTACGGATTAAAACAATAGCCCGTACACGATAAGGGTAAAAATGGAACTCATGACGACAATGATGACATTCACACCAAAATAGGCCACTGCAAATGCTGCCGCGGCGCCAACTGCCCCAAACCAAATATCCTCCTGGATAAAAAAGACACCGGGCACAATCAGGGCTCCGAGCGTTGCAAACGGAACATTCCGCAATACATTCTGAACAAAAGGCGGCAGATCTATACCGCTTAGCGCAACAAGCGGAATCATTCTTGGGAGATAGGTTACTATAGCCATTCCGAGGATCATCATCATCATATTACTCATCATGCCGCTTGGCCCCCTTTGAATAAGCAAGTTCAACTAAGACAGCGGATAACAGGGTGGACAGGACAATTGACCAGCCTGTTGAAAGAGAGCCTGTCAGATAGAAAACGGAATTAAAAACCGCTGCCGCGCCCG is from Bacillus sp. FSL H8-0547 and encodes:
- a CDS encoding AzlD domain-containing protein, which produces MMSNMMMMILGMAIVTYLPRMIPLVALSGIDLPPFVQNVLRNVPFATLGALIVPGVFFIQEDIWFGAVGAAAAFAVAYFGVNVIIVVMSSIFTLIVYGLLF
- a CDS encoding alpha/beta hydrolase, whose protein sequence is MAMLKVGNENDAPIDIYYEDQGTGKPVVLIHGWPLSGRSWESQVPALIDAGYRVITYDRRGFGKSSQPYNGYEYDTFAADLNSLLEHLDLREATLVGFSMGGGEVARYISTYGTERVNKAVFAAAVPPYLYKASDNPDGGLDDGAIEEFQNGVKGDRIAFLDTFTQNFFAAGDKTDLVSEPFRLYNRDIAAMASPKGTLECIAAFAKTDFRGDLEKITVPTLIIHGDSDGTVPFEVSGKRTHEMIPGSELVVIEGAPHGFNATHAEEFNRGLISFLNS
- a CDS encoding DUF4275 family protein yields the protein MGTKRLQIQEIPGWGTYLRGQWEARFTGHLSAEEKEEIYLDSFLWHVCSYQKIVCLEKQEAIQAFQDQKKEKCTFFYQFVNDACLINHAASLTMEDLPYDRLHMDFGDLYVMDWEQKWTFVMTHESSCGPYFIRL
- a CDS encoding DEAD/DEAH box helicase, with the translated sequence MNRKLNKKMIENLCGRVSLKSGDSLRRSNKVKFREYHEDRCHAVVKSKEDFCVSITVDKGGVFQAACSCPKLISFKQECQHVAAVLLEIEEHQKQGTIPPVPIEGEVSSNPDYALTDELLTAFKERKDRITEAQNYFETRTVLPAVFTFKPASKGDGGLLLALDLTVGPVKIGKPRAFLEQLNSGQSFQIAPGFLFDPESYCFTKETDAVFQQLVKIVRNERTEEDPQLLLSPISWNLLLPVLIKAPNVELEVNGEIYSGLHLSEGILPLQFDLYEEGSGYVLRVNGLKDLLLLEPYESVFSAGTWYHLEPENFERLAELDRVILASGKNTVPIPPHQVSLYLEKVVPGLRRLGDVTVSETISRRLAETSLTAKLYLDRVKNRLLAGLEFHYGNIVFNPLDEQEVRSLQVVIRDIEKEDLILKLMEESSFTRTDSGYYLQNELLEYEFLYHVLPKVEKVAKVLATTAVRSRIFKEAAPPRIKVEANKERTNWLEFKFEMDGISEKEIRNVLAALEEKRKYYRLRSGALLSLEKREYEEIYRFLNAAPVQAEDWEQELEMPLIKGLQLLDSVPVSGTMTLGDSVQQLLNGLLHPDEKEFAVPVKLEPVLRNYQKTGYKWMKSLAKHGFGGILADDMGLGKTLQSITYIVSVLPEIRRLKRPVLIICPSSLLYNWKNEIESFAPDIKTMIIDGSRKERTGHFQDHAAADVLITSYPLIRRDIHEYEKRLFYTVFYDEAQAFKNPLTQTARAVKRIQASHRFALTGTPVENSREELWSIFHVVFPELFMGLKEYSTLTRKKIARRIRPFMLRRMKEDVLPELPEKIESMEIVELFPEQKKLYAACLAKLREDTLKHLDKDTLQKNRMKILAGITRLRQICCHPSLFVDGYSGGSAKFDQLLKILEEARQSGRRVLIFSQFTSMLNLIGRKLAVLGMPYFYLDGQTAMPERVDLCRRFNEGERDLFLISLKAGGTGLNLTGADTVVHFDTWWNPAVEEQAADRAHRIGQTNKVNVIKLITRGTIEEKMNELQDKKRQLINEIVDIDEKRPFTLTEEDLHDLLRIHT
- a CDS encoding M48 family metallopeptidase — protein: MRKWLTVSVLIYFLYGLFVYWYIYMGADSTLPAQFQGGSADPNTFMNSRELMLSGEYSKLRDFMFFAAAPFEWFIFFVVLVTGFAKKMQRWAESISRFFIIQTAVFVFGLSLLVTVCAFPLEWLRYKISLSYHITTQTFSGWMKDQLIDFWVNCAIMVLIVAVLYGLIRKFSRKWWLFAWILSVPFSLFLMFIQPVLIDPLYNEFTPLKNKELETKILAIAEEANIPADHVFEVNMSEKTNALNAYVTGIGDNSRIVLWDTTLNKLSEEEILFIMAHEMGHYVMKHIYIGIGGYLVLTLLGLYMINRLMNFSIRRYGHVLKLDGKKQLASLPLFLMLLGMLSFASDPFSNIISRHQEKDADLYAIEMTENPEAAVNTFQELTRAGLSQVNPPGLVKIFRYSHPTILERINYLEEWGSGREE
- the aceA gene encoding isocitrate lyase, which translates into the protein MTNERARKLEESWAMDARWNGVERPYSAEEVIRLRGSIDIEHTLARRGAEKFWNLLQTEDYIHALGALTGNQAVQQVKAGLKAIYLSGWQVAADANLSGHMYPDQSLYPANSVPAVVKRINQALQRADQIQHMEGEGDIDWFAPIIADAEAGFGGQLNVFELMKGMIEAGAAAVHFEDQLSSEKKCGHLGGKVLLPTQTAVKNLISARLAADVSGVPTIIIARTDADAADLITSDVDPEDQAFITGERTAEGFFRTTAGIDQAIARGLAYAPYADLIWCETSEPNLDQAQKFADAIHAKFPGKLLAYNCSPSFNWKKKLDEETIAKFQREIAKMGYKFQFVTLAGFHALNYGMFELARKYRDNGMAAYSELQQAEFASEQYGYTATRHQREVGTGYFDEVSQVITGGTSSTTALKGSTEEEQFTAQS